A genomic window from Paenibacillus sp. FSL K6-0276 includes:
- a CDS encoding alpha/beta fold hydrolase: MKHRNFKIPAGDDAVLRCSHFPAQGVPKSLIVIAHGYKGFKDWGMFPYIATTLSHDHEVITFNFSHAGIGEDLLNFTELEKFARNTYRRELKDMEILLSYLSQHPKFGSLPLFLLGHSLGGGICLVYTLDHPNEVSGVISWNGVTKLDLLTEEQKQEMKETGRTHVLNGRTGQQMPLDAVILEDMENQKERYNILERMKTAAFPVVLIQGSQDGAHLRQGSEQLSKLRPDINWVQIPEGNHTFSTVHPFAGTTPQLELAIASTTDFINQLLAK, encoded by the coding sequence ATGAAGCATCGTAATTTCAAAATACCTGCCGGAGATGATGCTGTTCTCCGCTGCTCGCACTTTCCTGCCCAAGGAGTGCCTAAGAGCCTTATAGTTATTGCGCACGGTTATAAGGGATTCAAAGATTGGGGGATGTTTCCTTACATTGCCACTACTCTCAGCCATGATCATGAAGTGATTACCTTCAACTTCTCTCATGCTGGAATCGGAGAAGATCTACTAAATTTTACTGAGCTTGAGAAATTCGCCCGCAACACCTATCGTCGTGAGCTGAAGGATATGGAAATCCTATTGTCCTATCTTAGCCAGCATCCGAAATTCGGAAGCCTGCCCTTATTCCTTCTCGGCCATAGTCTCGGAGGGGGAATTTGTCTGGTCTACACGCTTGACCATCCCAATGAAGTTAGCGGGGTCATCTCCTGGAACGGGGTTACGAAGCTCGATTTGTTGACAGAAGAGCAAAAGCAGGAGATGAAGGAAACAGGACGAACCCATGTTCTTAATGGACGTACTGGCCAACAAATGCCGCTAGATGCTGTTATTTTAGAAGATATGGAGAACCAAAAAGAACGTTATAATATCCTTGAACGTATGAAGACAGCGGCCTTCCCGGTTGTTCTTATTCAAGGGAGTCAGGATGGAGCACACCTCCGGCAAGGATCTGAGCAACTCAGCAAACTCCGACCAGATATTAACTGGGTGCAGATTCCTGAGGGTAATCATACCTTCAGCACTGTGCATCCTTTTGCTGGCACCACTCCACAATTGGAGCTTGCGATTGCTTCTACCACTGATTTTATCAATCAATTGCTTGCCAAATAG
- the folE gene encoding GTP cyclohydrolase I FolE, with the protein MGNIKEYVNGKVSENREQIEYHVEKILELIGEDTGREGLLETPARVTRMYEEIFGGYSIDPREALGVTFDESHEELVIVKDIVYYSQCEHHMAPFFGKVHIGYIPSGRIAGLSKLARLVEAVSRRLQVQERITTQIADIMTEVLGPHGVMVVVEGEHLCMCARGVKKPGSKTVTMSTRGVFRENAAARAEFLSLIKE; encoded by the coding sequence ATGGGGAACATCAAGGAATATGTGAACGGTAAAGTTTCTGAGAACCGTGAGCAAATCGAGTATCACGTTGAGAAAATATTAGAATTAATCGGTGAAGATACCGGCCGTGAGGGACTGCTGGAAACACCAGCACGTGTTACGCGGATGTACGAGGAGATATTCGGCGGTTATTCGATAGATCCCCGCGAGGCGCTCGGCGTTACTTTTGATGAGTCTCATGAAGAGCTAGTGATCGTTAAGGATATCGTCTATTACAGCCAATGTGAGCATCACATGGCTCCTTTCTTCGGTAAAGTGCATATTGGGTATATTCCGAGCGGACGTATTGCTGGGCTAAGCAAGCTAGCTCGCCTTGTTGAAGCTGTGAGTCGGCGTTTGCAGGTTCAAGAACGCATTACGACGCAAATTGCGGATATAATGACAGAGGTGTTAGGCCCTCACGGCGTTATGGTCGTAGTGGAAGGTGAACATCTTTGTATGTGTGCACGTGGAGTGAAGAAGCCAGGCAGCAAGACGGTAACCATGTCTACTAGAGGAGTCTTCCGGGAGAATGCCGCCGCTCGTGCGGAGTTTCTGAGCTTGATTAAGGAATAG
- a CDS encoding alpha/beta fold hydrolase, with protein MDLITSQTGTSVSRRPKLPKQGSSSRLSLRMIRVKHIIVALLLSIFFFLVFCFVSLHGYIAWVLSNPTVAPLYSNPMIAKGLAYEDVTFPAKDGSRMMDGWYIPVEGATKTIVFSHGYGANREESWVPMYDLAHYAHSLNFNVLMFDYGFAAHGNKDIATGGKKESQQLLGAIDFAKEHGAEELVVWGFSMGAGTALQAGLVSEDIDAMILDSTFLLEPDTLYHNIKQNIDLPRQPSLAIMEMLFPVLNGTGLDQIPYAKVKSKDYPFPILFMHGTKDDKAPYPIAEELAANQHNPFSDSWIIEGSHHELLFREHPREYLRRVSAFLGNVHLAKTNNGNQPAMASN; from the coding sequence ATGGATCTGATAACCAGCCAAACCGGCACGTCAGTCTCCCGTCGTCCTAAACTACCTAAACAGGGCAGTTCATCACGACTATCGCTGCGGATGATCCGTGTTAAGCATATTATCGTTGCATTGCTATTATCAATATTTTTCTTTTTAGTATTTTGTTTTGTCTCGCTTCATGGCTACATCGCTTGGGTACTATCCAATCCAACGGTCGCTCCACTGTATTCCAATCCTATGATTGCCAAAGGTCTTGCCTACGAGGATGTAACCTTTCCCGCTAAGGATGGTAGTCGCATGATGGACGGTTGGTATATTCCAGTCGAAGGAGCCACTAAGACAATAGTGTTCAGTCACGGCTACGGTGCCAACCGCGAAGAGTCTTGGGTACCTATGTACGATCTCGCTCACTATGCACACAGCCTAAATTTCAATGTTCTGATGTTTGATTACGGATTTGCTGCCCATGGTAACAAAGATATTGCAACCGGTGGCAAAAAAGAATCCCAGCAGCTTCTTGGCGCCATTGATTTCGCTAAGGAACACGGAGCTGAGGAGCTCGTCGTTTGGGGCTTCTCCATGGGTGCAGGTACAGCACTGCAAGCTGGATTAGTATCTGAGGACATCGACGCGATGATTCTGGACAGCACCTTTTTATTAGAACCAGACACGCTGTATCATAATATTAAGCAGAATATCGATCTGCCGCGCCAGCCTTCCCTGGCAATCATGGAAATGCTGTTCCCAGTACTGAACGGTACAGGACTAGATCAAATTCCTTATGCAAAGGTCAAATCCAAGGACTATCCTTTCCCTATCTTATTCATGCATGGTACCAAAGACGATAAAGCCCCTTACCCTATTGCCGAAGAACTAGCAGCGAACCAGCACAATCCGTTCTCCGATTCATGGATCATTGAGGGTAGTCATCATGAGCTGTTGTTCCGTGAGCACCCCCGTGAGTATTTGCGACGGGTCTCCGCTTTTTTAGGGAATGTTCATCTGGCCAAAACCAATAATGGTAATCAGCCAGCAATGGCAAGTAATTAA
- a CDS encoding GNAT family N-acetyltransferase, translated as MHVRSFQLSDVSPVTDLLQTALSEECFENTIEPFSRQLSWDSDLIVVAEDEDEIVGALIGTIEKNHGCYFRIAVHPDYRRRGVGRSLVSAMESRFQARKVSDIYVAVDEHNSFALPLYEAMGYSENQIFKSVRKLSIVG; from the coding sequence ATGCACGTTCGTTCCTTTCAATTAAGCGACGTTAGCCCTGTGACTGATTTGCTGCAAACCGCATTATCGGAAGAATGTTTCGAGAACACTATCGAGCCTTTCTCCAGGCAGCTTTCATGGGATTCAGATCTCATTGTAGTTGCGGAAGATGAAGATGAAATTGTTGGAGCACTGATTGGTACGATTGAGAAAAACCACGGTTGTTATTTCCGGATTGCTGTACATCCCGATTATCGCCGCAGAGGAGTCGGTAGAAGTCTGGTATCGGCTATGGAATCCAGGTTTCAAGCTCGTAAGGTCAGTGATATCTACGTTGCTGTCGATGAGCATAATTCTTTTGCTTTGCCATTATATGAAGCTATGGGATATAGCGAGAATCAAATTTTCAAATCGGTCCGGAAGCTGAGCATTGTTGGGTAA
- a CDS encoding Fe-Mn family superoxide dismutase, with product MLYVYGPMLPVRILEEIVFWKTQEKEHTEVIKAIVPKLEEPYVKLLDEWAVVFGATEQAAQQLLNAALSPSPPNQAELTAETEKLLHISCTQSQEFVRQLFAIMESSAAVKAVPLATTVILHIIRESEYFLAVLQTLSSPGKLSQIMRDYTEEYVVRIDTENITRNDTFSSSTDNAPDIRDKNDPVPIGGHTLPPLPYAYNALEPYIDEKTMRIHHDKHHQSYVDGLNKAEVKLADSRKNGDFDLVKHWERELAFNGAGHYLHTIFWNVMSPQGGGRPTGALLEAIDQSFGSYDSFKKQFTEAANKVEGGGWAILVWSPRSHRLEILTAEKHQNLSQWDVVPLLALDVWEHAYYLKHQNNRADYINDWWKVVNWPYVSERYAAASKLAWKPY from the coding sequence ATGCTATATGTATACGGGCCGATGCTGCCAGTACGTATTCTAGAAGAAATCGTATTTTGGAAGACACAAGAGAAAGAGCATACCGAGGTCATCAAAGCCATCGTGCCTAAATTGGAGGAGCCTTATGTTAAGCTCCTTGATGAATGGGCCGTTGTTTTCGGTGCAACTGAGCAGGCGGCACAGCAGCTATTGAATGCTGCCCTTTCGCCTTCTCCTCCGAATCAGGCAGAACTCACTGCGGAAACGGAGAAACTGCTGCATATCTCCTGCACTCAATCACAAGAATTCGTACGGCAGCTCTTTGCCATCATGGAGAGTAGCGCAGCGGTCAAAGCCGTTCCCCTTGCAACCACTGTAATCCTGCATATTATTCGCGAATCGGAATACTTCCTCGCCGTACTGCAAACACTGAGCTCGCCCGGAAAGCTATCGCAAATCATGAGGGATTATACGGAGGAATATGTCGTAAGAATCGACACAGAAAACATCACGCGAAATGATACATTCTCTTCTTCCACTGATAATGCTCCTGATATCCGCGATAAAAATGACCCGGTTCCCATTGGCGGCCATACGCTGCCTCCTTTGCCTTATGCTTATAATGCACTAGAACCGTATATTGACGAGAAGACTATGAGAATTCATCACGATAAGCACCATCAAAGTTATGTAGATGGATTAAACAAGGCTGAAGTTAAACTAGCCGATTCCCGTAAGAACGGTGACTTCGATCTCGTTAAACATTGGGAGAGGGAACTAGCCTTTAATGGCGCAGGCCATTATCTCCACACGATCTTCTGGAACGTGATGTCTCCTCAAGGTGGGGGGCGCCCAACCGGAGCGTTGCTGGAAGCTATCGATCAAAGCTTCGGAAGCTATGACAGCTTCAAGAAGCAGTTCACCGAAGCTGCGAATAAAGTAGAAGGTGGCGGATGGGCCATTCTCGTTTGGAGTCCACGCAGCCATAGACTAGAAATTCTTACTGCAGAGAAACATCAAAATTTATCGCAATGGGACGTTGTCCCGCTCTTGGCCTTGGATGTATGGGAACACGCCTACTACCTGAAGCATCAGAATAATCGCGCTGATTATATTAACGACTGGTGGAAGGTTGTTAACTGGCCATATGTGTCAGAGCGTTATGCTGCTGCTAGTAAACTGGCATGGAAACCCTACTGA
- the acpS gene encoding holo-ACP synthase gives MIYGIGHDVLEIERISEVMHRGLGKKFNQRVLTEREYQLAEQRGGRLAEFVAGRFAAKEAVVKALGCGIGNVVGFQDIEILPDRKGKPEVTLSCEAWSRLGLPEGQKYTIHLTITHGRDLASAFAVVEGLGS, from the coding sequence TTGATTTACGGAATTGGACATGATGTGTTAGAAATTGAACGAATATCAGAGGTAATGCATAGGGGACTGGGAAAGAAATTTAACCAACGTGTCCTAACGGAGCGTGAGTACCAACTTGCTGAGCAACGAGGTGGAAGATTGGCTGAGTTCGTAGCAGGGCGTTTTGCTGCCAAGGAAGCCGTTGTGAAAGCCTTAGGCTGTGGCATCGGCAATGTAGTTGGTTTTCAGGATATTGAGATATTACCTGACCGTAAAGGTAAGCCAGAAGTCACCTTATCGTGCGAAGCCTGGAGCAGATTAGGTCTGCCTGAAGGACAAAAGTATACCATTCATCTTACGATAACACATGGCCGTGATTTGGCTTCGGCTTTTGCGGTTGTGGAGGGGTTAGGTTCATGA
- a CDS encoding IS4 family transposase, with protein MGIVPDQTVISQCLQLLDLPETLCDILDYRAQKLTVRGAIFLFIEAQLARREEPIAIEEHLRSNENLQALVGTTSISASRFSRKLNELPTFLLQYAFQEINRRIAQTLRESSHVQVRDLKKLTIIDSTTISLPNFHGQWAYCSKKQNSVKMHTYLCADFPDMAYPSKVILSTGAVADSEVTIELLTDKNTTYVMDRGYINYAFFKKWAEAEIRFVARIQTNSKTKVIHERPILEEDYGLLRDADVEMVVPKEPDQKVTLRLVEFKDDKGRLYRVVTTRWEISAREIANLYRDRWMIELFFKWMKQHLHLAKLYSYKPDAVWNQIYMTLLAYGLCILVKLQTKTTKSTWEVLKLVRIYVMESWEKFLVALSRQPARSSKGRQKKKKSGRPRIHPIKKKR; from the coding sequence ATGGGTATCGTACCAGACCAAACCGTTATTAGTCAATGTCTTCAATTGTTAGATTTACCAGAAACACTCTGTGACATCTTAGATTATCGGGCTCAAAAGCTTACCGTTCGCGGCGCAATTTTTCTTTTCATCGAAGCTCAATTAGCTCGGCGTGAAGAGCCTATTGCCATAGAAGAGCATTTACGTTCTAATGAAAATTTGCAGGCTCTAGTAGGAACAACATCAATTAGCGCCTCCCGTTTCTCACGTAAATTGAACGAATTACCTACGTTTCTGCTTCAGTACGCTTTTCAAGAAATCAATCGACGTATTGCACAGACTTTGCGAGAATCATCCCATGTACAAGTGCGAGATTTAAAAAAGCTAACGATCATCGACTCCACCACCATCTCTTTACCTAACTTTCACGGTCAGTGGGCCTACTGCAGTAAAAAGCAAAATAGCGTAAAAATGCATACCTACCTCTGCGCAGATTTTCCGGATATGGCTTATCCAAGCAAAGTTATTTTATCGACGGGAGCTGTAGCTGACTCGGAAGTGACGATCGAACTTCTCACAGATAAAAACACAACCTATGTGATGGATCGTGGATACATTAACTATGCTTTTTTCAAGAAATGGGCAGAAGCAGAAATTCGTTTTGTTGCGCGAATACAGACAAATAGCAAGACGAAAGTTATCCATGAACGGCCTATTCTAGAAGAAGACTACGGTCTTTTACGAGACGCCGATGTCGAAATGGTGGTTCCTAAGGAGCCTGATCAAAAAGTAACACTGCGATTGGTTGAATTCAAAGATGATAAAGGCCGACTCTATCGCGTGGTTACAACAAGGTGGGAGATCTCGGCACGAGAAATCGCAAACTTGTACCGAGATCGCTGGATGATCGAGCTTTTCTTCAAATGGATGAAGCAGCACCTTCATCTAGCTAAGTTATACAGTTACAAACCCGATGCTGTATGGAACCAAATCTACATGACACTTTTGGCCTACGGCCTATGCATCCTAGTAAAGTTGCAAACGAAAACAACAAAAAGTACATGGGAAGTGCTAAAGTTAGTTCGCATTTACGTGATGGAGAGCTGGGAAAAATTTCTTGTGGCTTTAAGCAGGCAACCCGCCCGAAGTTCGAAAGGACGTCAAAAGAAGAAAAAGAGTGGGCGGCCTCGTATTCATCCCATCAAGAAAAAGCGCTGA
- a CDS encoding IclR family transcriptional regulator, translating to MEDRKLTVRAVERALDILLCFTQDSDLGLTEIASKIDLHKSTVHRLLATLEEKGFLIRNPATEKYRLGIRIWELSTHLPAFDESAAVLLPSMERLRDRLGETVSLYLRDGIERVRIQAVQSQQAIRRVAQIGARLPLSVGASSKVLAAYAPPEVLRELLQSPEWPDYVEKDVYKDQLSEIIRLGYATSFEEREPGAAAVAVPVTGRSGNVIAALSLSGPVSRLSRDTLVEYAAILKEVASEMGMMIP from the coding sequence GTGGAGGACCGAAAGCTAACGGTACGCGCGGTAGAACGTGCGCTCGACATATTACTTTGTTTTACGCAGGACAGTGATTTAGGGTTGACGGAGATCGCATCGAAGATTGACTTACATAAGAGTACAGTCCACAGATTGCTGGCAACACTCGAGGAAAAGGGCTTTCTCATTCGCAATCCGGCGACAGAAAAATATAGGCTGGGTATACGAATCTGGGAGTTGTCCACGCATCTGCCTGCTTTTGACGAGTCGGCAGCGGTATTACTACCATCTATGGAAAGGCTAAGGGATCGACTCGGAGAGACGGTCAGTCTTTACTTACGGGACGGCATTGAGCGCGTGCGTATTCAGGCGGTACAGAGCCAGCAGGCCATTCGTCGAGTAGCACAGATCGGTGCGAGGTTGCCGTTATCTGTAGGTGCGTCGAGTAAAGTGCTGGCAGCCTATGCACCACCTGAGGTGTTGAGAGAACTGCTTCAGAGTCCTGAGTGGCCGGATTACGTTGAGAAGGATGTATACAAAGATCAGCTTAGTGAGATTATCCGGCTGGGGTATGCCACCAGTTTCGAGGAACGAGAGCCCGGTGCGGCCGCAGTAGCAGTGCCTGTCACGGGCCGTAGTGGAAATGTGATCGCGGCGTTATCACTGTCAGGGCCGGTCAGTCGGCTGTCTAGGGATACGTTAGTGGAGTACGCCGCAATCTTGAAGGAAGTAGCAAGTGAAATGGGCATGATGATTCCATAG
- a CDS encoding YneF family protein: MNIALPIITLVVGLIGGFFIGVYYLRRQMTTMQNDPEMMQKVAKQMGYNLNGKQMQRAQQMMKTQGQAGARPGAAKGNKRRSK; this comes from the coding sequence ATGAATATCGCATTACCTATTATTACATTGGTCGTAGGTCTTATCGGTGGATTTTTCATCGGTGTGTATTATCTACGCAGACAAATGACAACTATGCAGAATGATCCTGAAATGATGCAAAAGGTTGCAAAACAAATGGGCTATAACCTGAATGGGAAACAAATGCAGCGTGCCCAGCAAATGATGAAGACTCAGGGACAGGCAGGCGCCCGCCCAGGAGCAGCTAAAGGGAATAAACGTAGAAGTAAGTAA
- a CDS encoding superoxide dismutase, translating into MAFQLPALPYANNALEPHIDALTMEIHHDRHHNTYVTNLNVALEKAPELQGKSIEELLTDLNAVPEAIRTAVRNNGGGHANHTLFWEVIGPNGGGAPTGALAEAIDSELGGFDKFKEDFAAAATTRFGSGWAWLVVKDGKLAVTSTPNQDNPISEGATPILGLDVWEHAYYLNYQNKRPDYIKAFWNVVNWEEVGKRYESAK; encoded by the coding sequence ATGGCATTTCAATTACCGGCACTTCCTTATGCAAACAACGCACTCGAACCACACATCGACGCATTAACGATGGAAATTCACCATGACAGACACCATAACACATACGTGACTAATCTGAACGTAGCTTTGGAAAAGGCACCTGAATTGCAAGGCAAAAGCATCGAAGAACTTCTTACAGATCTGAACGCTGTACCAGAAGCTATCCGTACTGCTGTTCGCAACAATGGTGGTGGACACGCTAACCATACCCTGTTCTGGGAAGTTATCGGACCAAACGGCGGCGGCGCACCAACTGGCGCATTGGCAGAAGCTATTGATAGCGAGCTAGGCGGATTTGATAAATTCAAAGAAGATTTCGCAGCAGCAGCAACTACTCGTTTCGGCAGTGGCTGGGCTTGGCTAGTTGTTAAAGATGGCAAACTGGCTGTAACAAGCACACCTAACCAAGACAACCCAATCAGCGAAGGCGCTACTCCAATCCTCGGACTTGATGTATGGGAGCACGCTTACTACCTGAACTACCAAAACAAACGCCCTGATTACATCAAAGCGTTCTGGAACGTAGTGAACTGGGAAGAAGTTGGCAAACGTTACGAAAGCGCGAAATAA
- the lepB gene encoding signal peptidase I: protein MSQEPQVEYMRNRKQRHRTSRSKKGFGGRLAEELKDWLLTAVVVFAVMSVLNIFVFNISTVKGQSMQPTLVEGERLFINKLSLMFVNPKHGDVIILHDPSTGPSQKEFLVKRVIGIPGDIIEVKDHQLYVNGKIVNEPYIDTEIEDPDFAALTVESGSYFVMGDNRHASASKDSRYFGSIPQDMIVGRADYIWWPLSKLKGL from the coding sequence TTGAGTCAGGAGCCCCAAGTAGAGTATATGCGAAATCGGAAGCAAAGACATAGAACATCCAGATCAAAGAAAGGCTTTGGAGGTCGTTTAGCCGAGGAATTGAAGGATTGGTTGCTTACGGCGGTAGTTGTTTTTGCGGTGATGTCGGTTCTTAATATTTTTGTGTTCAATATATCAACGGTTAAAGGCCAGTCTATGCAGCCAACGCTTGTGGAAGGTGAGAGGCTCTTCATTAATAAGCTTTCATTGATGTTTGTAAACCCGAAACACGGGGATGTCATCATTCTTCATGATCCGAGCACTGGACCCAGTCAGAAGGAGTTTTTAGTGAAACGAGTCATTGGCATACCTGGAGACATCATAGAAGTAAAGGATCACCAGTTATATGTAAATGGAAAAATAGTGAATGAGCCCTATATAGATACCGAGATTGAAGACCCGGATTTTGCGGCGTTAACCGTGGAAAGCGGAAGCTATTTTGTCATGGGAGATAACCGGCATGCTTCAGCAAGCAAAGACAGTCGTTATTTCGGCTCCATCCCACAGGACATGATTGTAGGCAGGGCGGATTATATATGGTGGCCGCTGTCTAAACTGAAAGGATTATAA
- the nadE gene encoding ammonia-dependent NAD(+) synthetase — MSLQEEIIADLGVKPTIDVEAEVRKRVDFLKSYVLKAGAKGLLIAISGGVDSAVAAGLCKQATDELSAQEGTEYITLGVFQPYGVQEDIQHSYDVAKAFNLTHTVETNIEEAVNEIALEVEHSLKSLGQHRHMTHQGKGNVKARTRMVMQYALSFENNLIVVGTDHASEAITGFYTKWGDGAVDITPLSTLNKRQVRQLAAHIGVPADIVTKAPTAGLWPGQTDETELGITYDDNSDYLEGKQVNPEVAEKLENYYRRTAHKRNVIPGI; from the coding sequence GTGAGTTTACAGGAAGAAATTATTGCTGACCTTGGCGTGAAGCCAACGATTGATGTAGAAGCAGAGGTGCGTAAACGAGTTGATTTCTTAAAATCGTACGTGCTGAAGGCAGGTGCCAAGGGATTATTGATCGCTATTAGTGGCGGGGTGGACAGCGCGGTAGCTGCGGGCCTTTGTAAACAGGCTACGGACGAGCTGTCGGCACAGGAAGGCACAGAGTATATTACGCTTGGCGTATTCCAGCCATATGGTGTTCAAGAGGATATCCAGCACAGTTACGATGTCGCAAAAGCTTTTAATCTAACCCATACAGTGGAGACTAATATCGAGGAAGCTGTAAATGAAATTGCGCTTGAAGTTGAGCATAGTCTCAAGTCACTCGGCCAGCATCGCCATATGACGCATCAAGGCAAGGGAAATGTTAAAGCGAGAACACGTATGGTTATGCAATATGCGCTCTCCTTTGAGAATAATCTGATTGTAGTTGGAACGGATCATGCTTCTGAAGCCATTACGGGCTTCTACACCAAGTGGGGGGATGGCGCTGTAGATATTACACCTCTATCTACACTTAACAAACGTCAGGTTCGTCAATTAGCAGCTCATATTGGTGTACCTGCGGATATTGTCACAAAAGCACCTACGGCAGGATTGTGGCCGGGGCAGACGGATGAAACCGAGCTGGGCATTACTTATGACGATAATAGCGACTATCTGGAAGGCAAACAGGTTAACCCTGAGGTAGCGGAGAAACTCGAGAATTATTACCGGAGAACGGCGCATAAGCGCAATGTCATTCCTGGAATTTAG